In Fragaria vesca subsp. vesca linkage group LG5, FraVesHawaii_1.0, whole genome shotgun sequence, the genomic stretch CGCTCGGGAGAGACAAGGTGTTGTGCTTATATGTGCAGAGCTAACATCTTAAATTAAGACGCGTTTTGGGTTGAAACCTCAAGAACAAAACCGTGAGGGCCGTTGGGCCTAAAGCGGACAATATCTCAATGGAGGGGACTGGGCTGTTACAATAATCTCAACTTGGTGGTGTTTGTTGCTGCCTCTTTAACCATAAATTATAGAAGTTTTAATTCATGTCACGGTACTAGTAGCCCCTCTTTGTTAATATTAAATGACGAGCCACTCTAGAAAATGTTATGAAACTCAATTTTGATGGCTTGGTAATATCTTATGGCAACGTTGCTTATGGGTTTGTCATCAAAGACAACTCTAGTTTCTCATATTATCGTTAGTGCCAAAAGTATTGGGAAGTCTTCTGTTTATGTGGCCAAATGTTGTTCCCTCGAAGATCGTCTGCTCAGAGACTCTTATAGACTCTTATCTAAACTATAGAAGCATCATTCTTGAAATGGGTACTCAAAATTAGCCATCGATTTCCTTAACAAGTTATGTGATTATTCTTAGAGTTTAAAATCTTTCATCAGAGATATCCAAAAGTTGTCTTCTTGATTCTAGCACATTTTCTCTCACCATATCCACAAGGAAGCGAACTTTGTTGGCAGACGGTTACTTTGATTAGTAGCTCCTCATCTGCTGTGTTAGTTTCGGAGAAAAGCCTCCTTCTTTCTGCTAGTGCTACTTTAAACCAGTTTAGAGCTCGTAACAAATAAGAGAAAATTACCTCTATTAAATTTTGGTATGATCATTGGTTACTTCCTGAAGCGCTTATAAATTTTGATATCCCCTCTGCCACTATTAATAGAAACGCTACTGTTTGTGATTTTTGGAATAATGATGGCTGGGATATCACTATGTTGATGTTGTTAACCAAATTATCAATGTGCCTACTGGTTTTGAGAATTGTGGGAGTGACACTTTGATTTGGGGAGCTACTGCGAATGGTTGCTTTTCAGTTAAGTCTGCTTATAACTCATCATTTGATTTCTCTAATTCCAATGGATCTCAATGGAAGCTGATTTGGAAGCTTGACATTCCTCCCAAGCTTAAAACTTTTCTCTGGACTATGCTTCATAAGAAACTACTAACTAATGTTCAAAGAGTCACCAGAAGACTTTCCAATGATGCCTCATGTCCCATATGTCACTCCACTGATGAAACTCTCTTACACTTGTTCAGAGATTGTCCTAGATCTGTTCATATTTGGAGAGTCTTTTCTAAACCGGGTACTATCTCTAATTCTTTCTCTTTGGATTGGATTGGTTGGATTAATGCTCAGTTGCACTATCATTCTATTGTTAGAGATGGTATAAAATGGTGCAACCTCTTTATCTTTGTTTGCTGGTATATTTGGAAATGGAGAAACAAGTAGATATTTGATAATAGTTTTGTCATGCCTTCCTGTTTTGAGAGTCTAATATGAGATTATGTTGTTGATCGGAAAAAGGCTCAGAATAGGGCCAATGCTGCCACTATGTATAGCTACTCTATGCTATCATGGAAAATGCCCCCAGCAGGGTTTTATAAACTTAACATTGATGGTAGTCATGCTTCTAATTTAGGAAAGATTGGTGCATGAGAGGTAATTAGAGATCACTGTGGTGCATGGATTGGTGGTTTTCAGATTAATCTGGGAGTCGGCAATGTTCTGGATGCTGAAACCTAGGGCTTATTTTATAGTTTGAAGCTTGTTGTTAAGCTGCAGATTTCAAACTTGGAAGTTGAATTAGATTCTGCAATTTTGGTCAATTTGATCATTTGATGCAAAGTTCTAATCTAGCTCTCCATCCTTTAGGCTCCCTTCTTGATGGTTGTTGTAAGGTCATGTCTAGAATGAAAAATGCTAGACTCAGCCATATTTTTCGTGAATTTAATATGACTGTTGATGTTTTGACAAAGAGCAGTATCTCCCGTGATTTGGGCTTCATGAGTTTTGAAGACCCCCATGTGCATGCTGCACAAGCCTTTTTTGATGATTTGAGTTCTACTGTTAGAGTTAGAAAATCTGCATTTTGGTTTAATATTTAGTTGTTGGCTTTTTGTTTGAACTCAGAACGCTACATTTGTACTAAAAAAAAAAAAAAGTTTAAAAACACGAATCCGCACAAATTTCCGAATGAATTTTATCCTTTCCTTTTATTTGCCCACCCAAACAAAGCACCGTGCTCCCTAGCGCACTCAATCATTTTGAGTTTCTATCACACACGTTTTTTTACCTTATGCCCCACACTCCTTCCTTTAGCCCACAAAACATGACTTACAGTCCGAAGCGAGCAATGGCGGAGCTCAGGCACTCCATCTCCCTCGGCCCCCGCGCCACTTCTTCTCCGATGAAGCGCGACGAAGACTCCTCCCCCTTGATTTCCGACGCTCAGCCTCACCAAGACGACGACGACGGCCGCGGTCGCCCTCCTTTCAAAGATCGCGACCGTCCCTTCTGGTCTCATTTCCAATCCCTCTGCCCCTTCCTCGGCGACGACGCCAAGACCTCCAAGATCTCAATCTTCTTCCTCATCCTAGTCGCGCTCCTCGGATTCGTCTCCATTTTCGCAATCGTGAAAAGAGTGGTACAGATTCTTGTTTCTGGAGAAATTTGAGTGATTGAGAATTAGGTTAAGATTTGACTTTGTTTGTGTTGGCTTTGTAGAATGCTCCGTACTTGTGTAAAAAAGATGGCATTACTCTTCACTGTCCTTATGTAAGTGTTTTGAAACTGTTTTTGGTTTATTTGCTGATTTCAAATGCATGCTATCAATAGCAAAATGTTTGGAGGATTAATGTTACTAATTTAGGTCAAGGAAGCGCCGTCGCTGTGGGAGAATCCGTATTCGGCAACCACATCTTGGAAGCCCTGCGCTGAGCGTCGTGCCGGTGGGATTTCAGGTGAGCTGAGCTGGTTTTGATTGGATAGGACTGTAATGTGCATTAGATCTATGATGTTGTTTATTGTTAGTTGAAGCTTCGGTTCTCTTTGGGTGTTCAAGTTTGTAGTGCTGGTTATGTGCAGATCTTCCGCCTGAAAATGAAACGAATGGCTATATATTTATTCACGCAGAAGGTGGTCTAAATCAGCAGAGAATAGCTGTAAGTTCTACTCTTGTACTTGGATGTTGATAAGAAATTGGTGCTGTGTTAGAATGAAGTTGATAGACGTTAAGATACATGGTAGACAGATTAGCATGTTTGTTAAATATTGGTTATAGACGATTAGTTAGAAGTGATTAGCTTTTACTGTTAATCTGTTACAGCCAAAAGATAAGATGTCTTTCAGTTGATATTCAGTTGGATGGCATGATGAGAAGGATATGTCTGCTAATAAACAGTCGCTCTTAAGTTTTGTTTATCAGCTTGTCTTAAATCTCATTATGTTTGCTTATCTCTCTGTGGTGAGGAGAGGTTGCCTGGTCCTTGCTTTTGAAATTGTAGCTTGTCTGAGCTTCTTTCTTACACAAATTTTTTCACTAGTATGCTTCTTCTATTTCGCATTCCATTGATTACCCTTGGTCTAAAAGGGGTCGGGGGAAGCAGATAACTTCCTTCAGAATAGGATAAGGGTGGAAATGTGCACTAGTCTGGTTGGTTATTTGCATATTAGTATGAGATAATTTTTGTGATATTGGGTTTTTGAAATAATCTATGGATGATTCTGCTGTATTGTTGTGTGTAACTGATTGGCCATGGCTTGCAACATATTTTACCATTGTGCATATCTTTTGAACAGTATAATGAACCCCACCCTTATTTTGCCAGATATGCAATGCTGTAGGTGTGGCCAAAATAATGAACGCCACCCTTATTTTGCCGGTGTTGAAGCAAGACCAGATTTGGAAAGACCAAACGTGAGTTTACTGTAATTATCATTATAATCATTATAAACAGTATTTACAGAATCAAACAACAGAAGGACATCACTGTCCATGTTAATTGTCTCTGTTACTGTCTTGAAAATTTTAAGTGATCTCCCTCTCTCAAAGTTTGCATATTTCTTCATAAGAAGACTTTTGCCTTTGCCTAGATTTATCAAAAAGAATCATTCATTACTTTGCCTTTATTTTAATTTCTTACTGGTGTACTGCTTTGGTTTTTATTCATTTGATAATATCTGCAGGAAATTTGAAGATATCTTTGATGTTGATCATTTCATTGATTACCTGAAGGATGATGTACGAATTGTTCGTGACATTCCTGAGTGGTTTACTGACAGAACTGAGCTCTTCTCTAGCATAAGGTTAAACACTCTCTTTCTCTCTGATGAAAATACAACCTTTTACTAAATATTGAGAAAATGTTAAGTAATGAAAGGAGTATTCTTTACATTGCACTTCTCCTGTACTAATATTAATACTAAACAACGCTATTTAAATCTCAGTAAATCAAGCCATAGTGACAGTACTGATTATCTCTTCTAAAGTATCTTTTTTGTGTATTTATATCATATTGTAGCTGCAACTGACATTTATCTGCGAAATGTTTTTCTTTTAGGCGAACAGTTAAAAACATTCCAAAATATGCACCAGCACAGTTTTACATCGACAATGTTCTGCCTCGAATCAAGGAGAAGAAGATAATGGCCCTGAAGCCTTTTGTTGATCGTCTTGGGTTAGTTTTTGAAATACATGCTACTTTTTTATTACGAAATATGACTATTGATTGGGTAAAGCAGTTATATTTCCTCCAGATATAAGCTATTAGGGAATGACTCAACTATAGTTAACTGTACAATATCATGCCATTTTTGTTTCAGGTATGACAATGTTCCTCAAGAAATCAACAGGCTGAGGTGCAGGGTGAACTATCATGCTCTTAAATTTCTTCCTGAGATAGAGCAGATGGCTGATTTATTGGCTTCAAGGATGAGAAACCGCACTGGAAGTTCCAATCCTTATATGTATGTAAATTTCC encodes the following:
- the LOC101291822 gene encoding uncharacterized protein At1g04910-like, whose amino-acid sequence is MTYSPKRAMAELRHSISLGPRATSSPMKRDEDSSPLISDAQPHQDDDDGRGRPPFKDRDRPFWSHFQSLCPFLGDDAKTSKISIFFLILVALLGFVSIFAIVKRVNAPYLCKKDGITLHCPYVKEAPSLWENPYSATTSWKPCAERRAGGISDLPPENETNGYIFIHAEGGLNQQRIAICNAVGVAKIMNATLILPVLKQDQIWKDQTKFEDIFDVDHFIDYLKDDVRIVRDIPEWFTDRTELFSSIRRTVKNIPKYAPAQFYIDNVLPRIKEKKIMALKPFVDRLGYDNVPQEINRLRCRVNYHALKFLPEIEQMADLLASRMRNRTGSSNPYMALHLRFEKGMVGLSFCDFVGTREEKALMAKYREKEWPRRYKNGTHLWQLALQKRKEGRCPLEPGEVAVILRAMGYPKETQIYVASGQVYGGHNRMAPLRNMFPNLVTKEELATKQELDHFRKHVTSLAALDFLVCLKSDVFVMTHGGNFAKLIIGARRYMGHRLKSIKPDKGLMSKSFGDPYMGWATFAEEVVITHETRTGLPEETFPNYDLWENPLTPCMCKA